In one Granulicella cerasi genomic region, the following are encoded:
- a CDS encoding DUF4149 domain-containing protein, protein MALLFRSLRLIALSIWVGGIVFFVAGVTIVAFKSMPDAHTAGIIVRGSLLSLHRIGLIAGGVYLFFTLALLASQRDTHPVRAVELAIVISMIVLTGYSQMSVIPRMDTDRLTLGGDVSKASPDNPAYKHFSRLHGLSEKLEGVVLIEGLVLLILAPVHGRDDFDRFA, encoded by the coding sequence ATGGCACTTCTCTTTCGCAGCCTCCGATTGATCGCGCTTTCCATCTGGGTGGGCGGCATCGTCTTCTTCGTCGCGGGCGTTACGATCGTCGCGTTCAAGTCGATGCCCGACGCGCATACGGCGGGCATCATCGTGCGCGGCAGCCTGCTGTCGCTGCATCGCATCGGGCTGATCGCTGGTGGTGTCTACCTCTTCTTCACGCTGGCGCTGTTGGCCTCTCAGCGTGATACACATCCGGTGCGCGCGGTGGAACTTGCGATCGTGATCTCGATGATCGTGCTCACAGGCTACTCACAGATGTCTGTGATTCCCCGCATGGACACCGACCGCCTCACGCTTGGCGGCGATGTCTCGAAGGCATCGCCCGATAACCCGGCGTATAAGCACTTCAGCCGTCTGCACGGCCTGAGCGAGAAGCTTGAGGGCGTCGTGCTGATCGAAGGTCTGGTGTTGCTGATCCTCGCACCAGTTCACGGTCGCGATGACTTCGACCGCTTCGCCTAA
- a CDS encoding thiazole synthase, which produces MSIDVLEPTTTASAATEDLLTIAGRTFRSRLIVGTGKYKDGPETAACMEISGTEMVTVAVRRVNLDRSKESLLDFIDPKRYFLMPNTAGCYTADEAIRAAMLAREVGLSDWVKIEVIGDQATLYPDVQATLEATKVLVKEGFTVLPYTTDDIVFAKRLIDAGAAAIMPLGAPIGTGLGIANTYTLRMMRELITEVPLIVDAGLGTASDAALAMEMGFDAVLLNTAIAGAKDPLKMASAFRKATEAGRESFLAGRMPKKLYATASSPLEGVSPRS; this is translated from the coding sequence ATGAGTATCGATGTTCTTGAGCCGACGACGACCGCCTCCGCTGCCACCGAAGATCTGCTGACCATTGCAGGCCGCACCTTTCGTTCGCGCCTGATCGTCGGCACCGGCAAGTACAAGGACGGCCCCGAAACCGCCGCCTGCATGGAGATTTCCGGCACCGAGATGGTCACCGTCGCCGTGCGCCGCGTGAACCTCGACCGCTCCAAGGAGTCACTGCTCGACTTCATCGATCCCAAGCGCTACTTCCTGATGCCGAACACCGCAGGCTGTTACACCGCAGACGAAGCGATCCGCGCGGCGATGCTGGCGCGAGAAGTGGGTCTCTCGGACTGGGTGAAGATCGAGGTCATCGGCGATCAGGCAACGCTGTACCCGGATGTTCAAGCAACACTCGAAGCGACGAAAGTTCTCGTGAAGGAAGGCTTCACGGTCTTGCCGTATACGACGGATGACATTGTCTTTGCGAAGCGTTTGATCGATGCCGGAGCCGCGGCGATCATGCCATTGGGCGCGCCGATCGGCACAGGCCTGGGCATCGCAAACACCTACACGCTGCGCATGATGCGCGAGCTGATCACGGAGGTTCCGCTGATCGTGGATGCCGGTCTGGGAACAGCTTCGGATGCCGCGCTTGCGATGGAGATGGGCTTCGATGCCGTACTGCTGAACACCGCCATCGCAGGCGCGAAGGATCCGCTGAAGATGGCCTCCGCGTTCCGTAAGGCCACCGAAGCGGGCCGCGAATCGTTCCTCGCAGGTCGTATGCCGAAAAAGCTCTACGCGACCGCCAGCTCGCCTCTCGAAGGTGTTTCCCCGCGCAGCTAG
- a CDS encoding YidH family protein, translating to MKAATVIGIVLVLLGIVGFAMGGFSFSHEKKDVDMGPLQISHQKKETVPIPPILSGIALLGGIGLIVVGAKSK from the coding sequence ATGAAGGCAGCAACTGTAATTGGTATTGTTCTGGTCCTGCTCGGGATCGTAGGGTTCGCAATGGGAGGCTTCTCGTTCTCACACGAGAAGAAGGACGTGGACATGGGGCCGCTGCAGATCTCGCACCAGAAGAAGGAAACAGTGCCGATTCCGCCGATCCTTTCGGGCATCGCCCTGCTGGGCGGCATCGGCTTGATCGTCGTCGGCGCGAAGAGCAAGTAA
- a CDS encoding DUF3592 domain-containing protein has translation MPSYVSPLVVSRARRAALPVPTGRFPHALKLALLWTGIILMTIAVGLALHTWWIDRPLVRATGTVEMNDTLTSGDGDLVYVAHVRFRDEHDAIREFTLSPKGEETKYHPSMQFPLLYPHGHPEQARIATVWREYATARNVAILGVVLFDIGCIFWIRDRRRDMARLARQQR, from the coding sequence TTGCCGTCGTACGTTTCGCCACTGGTTGTCTCTCGAGCACGCCGTGCTGCGCTGCCTGTACCCACTGGCCGCTTCCCGCACGCGCTCAAGCTCGCGCTGCTGTGGACGGGCATCATCCTCATGACAATCGCGGTCGGGCTCGCGCTGCACACGTGGTGGATCGACCGTCCTCTCGTGCGTGCTACCGGAACTGTGGAGATGAACGACACCCTCACCAGTGGCGATGGTGACCTGGTCTACGTTGCGCATGTCCGTTTCCGCGACGAGCATGACGCGATCCGCGAGTTCACGCTGTCACCCAAGGGCGAAGAGACGAAGTATCACCCGTCGATGCAGTTTCCGCTCCTCTACCCGCACGGCCACCCGGAGCAGGCACGCATTGCTACGGTTTGGCGTGAGTACGCAACAGCGCGCAACGTCGCCATCCTTGGCGTGGTCCTCTTCGACATCGGCTGCATCTTCTGGATCCGCGATCGTCGCCGCGACATGGCGCGTCTCGCCCGCCAACAGCGCTAG
- a CDS encoding carboxypeptidase-like regulatory domain-containing protein: MLQLRFRPLVLALCSLSLPALAATPITGTVTNKTTGKPAAGDDVVLIRLAQGMQESTRTKTDSKGHYTLEVPDEGLHLIRVMHDKANYFRPAPPGTQSVDLEVYNAAEHVKGVSTEAEVMRIQTDPSGTSLKVVENFFVKNESEPALTQFSNQPFDFYLPEGAVVEGSAALAPGGMPVQAAPVPLADKGHFTFIFPIRPGETRFQVTYHLPYSGKIDLVPKLPWKVGTIALMMPKAMKFTPVPGSPFSSVDDEVNAQTFVARNVAPGSPLSFTLTGTGQLPRDSQNPDQGSGQQGPAAGGAAAGGSDAPVAATENTKPGKGIDNPLDPDGNRTPLDKYKYWILAGLLLAFAVAAGILLRKPATPSLAGGTPPPVPPTNYPPVTPVAHGDHTLNALKEELFSLETERLEGKLSEAEYASQKLALETVLKRALARRDSGKLGA; the protein is encoded by the coding sequence GTGCTACAGCTACGTTTTCGCCCTCTCGTCCTGGCTCTCTGCTCTCTCTCGCTTCCGGCGCTTGCCGCGACGCCGATCACCGGTACGGTGACGAACAAGACCACGGGCAAGCCCGCGGCCGGCGACGACGTGGTGCTCATCCGTCTCGCGCAGGGCATGCAGGAGTCCACGCGCACCAAGACCGACAGCAAGGGCCACTACACGCTCGAGGTGCCGGACGAAGGTCTGCACCTCATCCGCGTCATGCACGACAAGGCGAACTACTTTCGCCCCGCGCCTCCGGGAACGCAGTCGGTGGACCTCGAGGTCTACAACGCAGCGGAGCATGTGAAGGGCGTCTCGACCGAAGCCGAGGTCATGCGCATCCAGACGGATCCCTCGGGCACGAGCCTGAAGGTCGTTGAAAACTTCTTCGTGAAGAATGAGTCCGAGCCTGCCTTGACGCAGTTCTCGAACCAGCCGTTCGACTTCTACCTGCCGGAAGGAGCGGTCGTCGAAGGCTCCGCCGCACTCGCGCCGGGCGGTATGCCTGTGCAGGCTGCGCCCGTGCCGCTGGCTGACAAGGGACACTTCACCTTCATCTTCCCCATCCGCCCCGGCGAGACTCGCTTTCAGGTGACGTATCACCTGCCGTACAGCGGCAAGATCGACCTCGTGCCGAAGCTTCCGTGGAAGGTCGGCACGATCGCGTTGATGATGCCAAAGGCGATGAAGTTCACGCCGGTTCCGGGCAGCCCGTTCTCCTCGGTCGATGATGAGGTGAACGCGCAGACGTTTGTGGCGCGCAATGTGGCTCCGGGCTCACCGCTCAGCTTCACGCTTACCGGCACCGGCCAGCTTCCGCGCGACTCGCAGAACCCGGACCAGGGTAGCGGACAGCAAGGTCCCGCAGCCGGCGGAGCTGCCGCTGGTGGAAGCGATGCGCCTGTCGCCGCAACGGAAAATACGAAGCCCGGCAAGGGTATCGACAACCCGCTCGATCCTGACGGCAACCGCACGCCGCTGGATAAGTACAAGTACTGGATCCTCGCAGGCCTGCTGCTCGCCTTCGCTGTAGCCGCTGGCATCCTGCTGCGCAAGCCTGCAACGCCCTCACTCGCGGGTGGCACGCCGCCCCCTGTGCCGCCTACGAACTATCCGCCTGTGACTCCGGTCGCGCATGGTGATCACACGCTCAACGCGCTGAAGGAAGAACTCTTCTCGTTGGAGACTGAACGCCTTGAAGGCAAGCTGAGCGAGGCCGAGTATGCGTCGCAGAAGCTCGCGCTCGAAACCGTGCTCAAGCGCGCTCTGGCTCGTCGCGACAGCGGCAAGCTGGGAGCGTAG
- a CDS encoding carbohydrate porin, whose product MNLPRFACAAALMAAGTLFSVSAQAQDPTAPKTDASASVPTTMFPHSDAWPLYIAGQANIVFQAHPGFHSTYSDTNSMLSRGEYKVSLVGTLFTGVQLVRKPRYDTDFIFDLESAGGRGISEALGLAGFTNLDVVRNPSLGSTPYVARVQLRTTIGFTDKMVAAQRTPYSLATQTPVRRIELRVGRMSMPDAFDNNSVGTDSHLQFLNWTADNNGAWDYAADTRGYSYAVVAEYTDHDWQARYAIALMPTIANGIDLDWSLRRASGQNYEVDWNNGPVSHWLKDKKGAVRVMGFTNHADMGLYRNANRAALQARALGDASATPDITAHPRQITVKYGFGANVEQELGHNLRAYGRFGWNEGQHESYAYTEVDQTFAGGMDLAGNGWNRANDKVGLTLISNAIKRDHQQYLALGGIGFILGDGRLNYSREDILESYYNMHNWRGLFTAFDVQLIAHPGYNNDRGPVAVFTVRTHVDF is encoded by the coding sequence ATGAACTTACCTCGCTTTGCCTGTGCGGCCGCGCTGATGGCTGCAGGCACTCTCTTTTCTGTCTCGGCGCAGGCGCAGGATCCCACCGCGCCGAAGACCGACGCGTCAGCCTCCGTGCCCACCACGATGTTCCCGCACTCTGACGCGTGGCCGTTGTATATCGCCGGTCAGGCGAACATCGTCTTCCAGGCGCATCCGGGCTTTCATTCGACGTACTCGGACACGAACTCCATGTTGAGCCGTGGCGAATACAAGGTTTCGCTCGTAGGAACGCTTTTTACGGGCGTGCAGCTGGTGCGTAAGCCACGCTACGACACAGATTTCATCTTCGATCTCGAAAGCGCGGGTGGCCGAGGCATCTCCGAGGCTCTCGGGCTTGCCGGCTTCACGAACCTCGACGTCGTGCGCAATCCTTCGCTGGGTTCGACGCCTTACGTCGCGCGTGTGCAGCTTCGCACGACGATCGGCTTTACCGACAAGATGGTCGCTGCGCAACGCACGCCGTACTCGCTGGCAACGCAGACGCCGGTTCGCAGGATCGAGCTTCGCGTGGGGCGCATGAGTATGCCGGACGCCTTTGACAACAATAGCGTCGGCACAGACTCGCATCTGCAATTTCTGAACTGGACCGCAGACAACAACGGCGCGTGGGATTACGCCGCCGACACGCGCGGATATAGCTACGCCGTGGTTGCCGAGTACACCGATCATGACTGGCAGGCGCGCTATGCCATCGCACTGATGCCTACGATCGCGAATGGCATCGATCTCGACTGGAGCCTGCGACGCGCCAGTGGACAGAACTATGAAGTGGATTGGAACAACGGCCCCGTTTCGCACTGGTTGAAGGACAAGAAGGGCGCAGTGCGCGTCATGGGCTTCACGAACCACGCGGATATGGGACTCTATCGCAACGCCAATCGCGCCGCGCTCCAGGCCCGTGCGCTCGGGGATGCGAGTGCAACGCCCGACATTACGGCTCATCCCAGGCAGATCACCGTGAAGTACGGATTCGGTGCAAACGTCGAGCAGGAGCTCGGTCATAACCTTCGCGCCTATGGTCGCTTCGGTTGGAACGAGGGCCAGCACGAAAGCTACGCGTACACAGAGGTCGACCAAACATTTGCTGGCGGCATGGATCTCGCTGGCAACGGATGGAACCGCGCGAATGACAAGGTCGGCCTGACGTTGATCAGCAACGCGATCAAGCGTGACCATCAGCAGTACCTGGCGCTCGGCGGGATAGGCTTCATCCTTGGGGATGGCCGACTGAACTACTCGCGCGAAGATATCCTCGAAAGCTACTACAACATGCACAACTGGCGCGGGCTGTTTACGGCCTTCGATGTGCAGTTGATCGCGCACCCTGGCTACAACAACGACCGCGGACCGGTGGCTGTTTTCACCGTCCGCACTCACGTAGATTTCTAG